The following nucleotide sequence is from Nitratidesulfovibrio termitidis HI1.
TGCCTCGATAGGCAGTCCGGAGGGCGGCTTGCTCCTTCCAAAAGAACGCACCATCAAGGAAGTCTGGCCAGCTTTCTACTGGAGTTGCCCCTGCTAAGCCGGACACCCTGCGGTTGCTGATGCGCGGATAAATTCTCTGGGGGATTTCATCCGCAAGCCCTTGTGAGGGTGCCTCTCGTTGTAGTCCTCGAACCAGCCGGGAAGCTGGGCGGTCATGAAGAAGGGGCATTTTCCGCTGGGCCAGGTGGTGTGTTGGCTTGCTTGATTTGTTTTTAATCACTATGATTAGCTCGGGGTTAATGTTTTGACCAACGAGGGGGTAGCCATCCTGATGAAATATCAGATGATGGAGTCTGCACAGAGCAAGACTGAGGAGAACGTCATGCCCAAGGCTGAAACTCGCGTGCTGACTGCTCATGTACCTGTGCCACTGGCAGAAAAGGTAGACGAGGTGGCTAACCGTTTGGAACGCTCTCGCGGCTGGATCATGAAGCAAGCGCTCTCATCTTGGATCGCCCAAGAGGAAGAGCGCGACCGGTTGACGTATGAAGCGCTCGCCGACGTGGATGCGGATCGCGTCATCGATCATCAGGCTGTGCAGGCATGGGCGGATAGTCTGAGTACCGATGAACCGCTGTCGGTGCCTCGCTAATGAACCTGAAATGGACCAGCAGGGCGCTTTCCGACCTGGCACGTCTGTATGAATTCTTGGCCCCTGTTGACCAGCCTGCTGCCTCACGGGCGGTGCAGGCATTGGCCAAGGCTCCGACCGTCCTGTTGACCAAGCCGCGCATCGGTGAGCAACTCTTTGCGTTCGCCCCTCGCGAGGTCCGGCGGTTGCTTGTCGGGCATTATGAGATGCGTTACGAGATTCAGGACTCGACAGTCTACGTGCTGCGACTGTGGCATACTAGGGAGAGTCGCTGAAATGGCTTGTATCTGGTCCAGTGTAGACAGTGCCAGGGCATATAACTCCTGATCAGTTGTCAAGGAAGCTCGCTCCCCATTCACGCACATTCAAGGGGGCGTAGCCCTTGGTCCTCGTTTTAGACAGGTAGCTGGCCCACTCCACACAACGACCAATATCCCGTTCATAGCAGGCATCATGACGATCCAGGTGGATGAAGTCAGGGTGCCTGTTGCCGTCTCTGCTTCGGTTGCACTTTTGAAGGAGGCCAGGGTAGTCGATCCCAAGGGCACGCTGCCAGAGTTGGTCTGCCTTCTCCATGTGGTTCCAGCTATGGCATGTGAGGTTGCCATTTAGGAGGAGCATCACGTGGTAATGCTGGTGTTTTTCTCTGGATTGTTCACGTACCCAGACGTACTGGAAGGCTATCCCCTTGCGGGATAAATAGCGTGTAAAGCTGTTGAAAAAGCGCTGAATGTCGTCGTTTCCACGGGATGAATAGAAGTTTCTCGGATATCGTAAGTCAAAGCGGATGAAGAGCACTCTGCTGAATCTACTCGTCATGTATTCAATGCGGTCAATGATGGCATCGAGTATGTCGATACGACAGGGCTTGTCGTCATACGCTTGAACTGGGTAGTCTTTGTAAGTGTTTTCTGTGATAAACATGGCGTACTCCTTTGTTTGGCTATTGAATTAATGAGACGTGTTATTTGTTACACAAAAAGAAGCCGACACTTGTGATGTCGGCTATTACTACGGCTAGCTTTGGCTAGCTGGTTATGTGTTGCTATGGTTTTTGTCGTGTGTATATGTTATATCAAGATGTTTATGTGTTTAGTGTTTATTTATGAATAATGAATATATAATAGATACATAAGAGAGATAATACCATTTTAGCATGTGTGGTTGTGGAATATAAAATCGATATATTTGGTGTTTATGTGTTTAAAATAGATTGCTGATGAAGTTTTGTATGATGATTTTTTGTCAGACTTATTTTTTACATACTATGTATACAGAGATGGTATTCGTCTGACACTGCTGCCGTGTTTGGTGTAACCCCCCACCGAACGGTCGATAGCTATTTTGGGCTTGCTGACTCGTCCGGCACCGGAAGAGCTTTCCTTGACTTCGGACTAAGCTCTAGCTAAGTCTAAATGGACAAGGAGTATCGTATGGAGGTGGCTATGAATATCGTCCCCATGCATCAGGCCAAGAGCTCTCTGTCGCAGTTGGTAAAGCGTGCAGCGGGTGGTGAAACCATTTTCATCGGCAGCTATGGTCGAGCAGAGGCCGTCCTTAAGTCGGCCGCAAGTGCTAAGCCTAAAAAGCGCCTTGGTCTTCTGAAGGGCAAGCTGAAAGTCCCCGACGATTTCGACGCTCCTCTGCCGCCGGAACTTCTCGCGGCGTTTGAAGGGAGCGAGGAATGAGACTGTTGCTGGACACCAACGCGCTGCTCTGGGCGTTGACCGATTCCCCGCGCATTGAGCCTGTGCGGGGGCTGCTGCTCGCTGATGAGAACGAGGTCTTTGTTAGTTCCGTGTCTTGGTGGGAGATCGCCATCAAGACACGCATCGGCAAACTTGATGCCGAGTTGTCCGTGCTTC
It contains:
- a CDS encoding type II toxin-antitoxin system RelE/ParE family toxin, encoding MNLKWTSRALSDLARLYEFLAPVDQPAASRAVQALAKAPTVLLTKPRIGEQLFAFAPREVRRLLVGHYEMRYEIQDSTVYVLRLWHTRESR
- a CDS encoding YagK/YfjJ domain-containing protein, giving the protein MFITENTYKDYPVQAYDDKPCRIDILDAIIDRIEYMTSRFSRVLFIRFDLRYPRNFYSSRGNDDIQRFFNSFTRYLSRKGIAFQYVWVREQSREKHQHYHVMLLLNGNLTCHSWNHMEKADQLWQRALGIDYPGLLQKCNRSRDGNRHPDFIHLDRHDACYERDIGRCVEWASYLSKTRTKGYAPLNVREWGASFLDN
- a CDS encoding CopG family ribbon-helix-helix protein; amino-acid sequence: MKYQMMESAQSKTEENVMPKAETRVLTAHVPVPLAEKVDEVANRLERSRGWIMKQALSSWIAQEEERDRLTYEALADVDADRVIDHQAVQAWADSLSTDEPLSVPR
- a CDS encoding type II toxin-antitoxin system Phd/YefM family antitoxin — protein: MNIVPMHQAKSSLSQLVKRAAGGETIFIGSYGRAEAVLKSAASAKPKKRLGLLKGKLKVPDDFDAPLPPELLAAFEGSEE